In Streptomyces thermolilacinus SPC6, a single genomic region encodes these proteins:
- a CDS encoding phosphatase PAP2 family protein, whose translation MGDRILTTSEGSSASRRATWDRLRAPRHPRIWFEILLIAVSYGVYSLIRNAVPEQKAQALRNADWIWRAEHSLGLAFEKTVNHAADSVDWLIVSMNYYYATLHFLVTIGVLVWLYRWHPGRYAAIRMILFSTTAIALLGYYLYPLAPPRLMESENFIDTVLVHQTWGSMASGDLKNMSNQYAAMPSMHIGWSLWCGLAIFALAKAPWARILGLLYPALTLVVIVATANHFWLDAVGGILCLAFGVGLVCAWYGKPPHRLPRYVRGRGARAGAGGGAVGPVPVPEPAAPVAALEADGPAAPVAGAARVP comes from the coding sequence ATGGGTGACAGGATTTTGACCACGTCGGAAGGCTCTTCGGCGTCACGCCGGGCCACGTGGGACCGGTTGCGGGCCCCGCGCCATCCGCGCATCTGGTTCGAGATCCTGCTCATCGCCGTCAGTTACGGCGTGTACTCGCTCATTCGCAACGCGGTACCGGAGCAGAAGGCGCAGGCGCTGCGCAACGCCGACTGGATCTGGCGCGCCGAGCACAGCCTGGGCCTGGCCTTCGAGAAGACCGTCAACCACGCGGCGGACTCGGTGGACTGGCTCATCGTGTCGATGAACTACTACTACGCGACGCTGCACTTCCTCGTCACCATCGGTGTGCTCGTGTGGCTCTACCGCTGGCATCCGGGCCGTTACGCGGCGATCCGGATGATCCTGTTCTCCACGACCGCCATCGCCCTGCTCGGCTACTACCTGTACCCGCTCGCTCCCCCTCGGCTGATGGAGAGCGAGAACTTCATCGACACGGTGCTGGTCCACCAGACCTGGGGCTCGATGGCGTCGGGCGACCTGAAGAACATGTCGAACCAGTACGCCGCGATGCCGTCGATGCACATCGGCTGGTCCCTGTGGTGCGGACTGGCGATCTTCGCCCTGGCCAAGGCCCCGTGGGCGCGGATCCTGGGTCTGCTGTACCCGGCGCTCACGCTGGTCGTGATCGTCGCGACGGCCAACCACTTCTGGCTGGACGCGGTGGGCGGCATCCTCTGCCTGGCCTTCGGCGTGGGCCTCGTGTGCGCCTGGTACGGCAAGCCGCCGCACCGGCTGCCCCGGTACGTGCGCGGGCGCGGCGCCCGGGCCGGCGCGGGCGGCGGCGCGGTGGGCCCGGTCCCGGTGCCCGAGCCGGCCGCCCCGGTGGCCGCGCTGGAGGCGGACGGCCCGGCGGCGCCGGTGGCGGGCGCGGCGCGGGTGCCGTAA
- a CDS encoding LacI family DNA-binding transcriptional regulator: protein MTARLADIAAQAGVSEATVSRVLNGKPGVAAATRQSVLAALDVLGYERPVRLRQRSAGLVGLITPELDNPIFPALAQVIGQALTRQGYTPVLATQTPGGSTEDELTEMLVERGVSGIIFVSGLHADTTADTQRYDQLRGKGVPFVLINGFSPEIQAPFVSPDDRAAMKLAVTHLASLGHTRIGLAVGPKRFVPVLRKIEGFHAGMRERLGLPPEEIEEFIQHSLYTLEGGQAAAGALIERGCSAIVCASDMMALGAIRAARQRGLRVPQDVSVVGFDDSPLIAFTDPPLTTIRQPVQAMGQAAVRALLEEIGGTPAPHSEFVFMPELVVRGSTASGPQGQRSSERRTNGGENPIEG from the coding sequence ATGACCGCGCGGCTAGCCGACATCGCAGCCCAGGCGGGGGTCAGTGAAGCCACAGTCAGCCGCGTGCTCAACGGCAAGCCCGGTGTGGCCGCCGCCACCCGCCAGTCCGTGCTGGCCGCGCTCGACGTACTCGGCTACGAACGGCCCGTACGGCTCCGCCAGCGCAGCGCCGGACTCGTGGGGCTGATCACCCCGGAGCTGGACAACCCGATCTTCCCCGCGCTCGCGCAGGTCATCGGCCAGGCGCTCACCCGCCAGGGATACACGCCCGTCCTCGCCACGCAGACCCCCGGCGGGTCCACCGAGGACGAGCTGACCGAGATGCTGGTCGAGCGCGGCGTCTCCGGCATCATCTTCGTCTCCGGGCTGCACGCCGACACGACCGCCGACACCCAGCGCTACGACCAGCTGCGCGGCAAGGGCGTCCCGTTCGTCCTGATCAACGGCTTCTCCCCGGAGATCCAGGCGCCGTTCGTCTCTCCCGACGACCGCGCGGCGATGAAGCTGGCGGTCACCCACCTCGCCTCGCTCGGGCACACACGGATCGGCCTCGCGGTCGGCCCGAAGCGGTTCGTGCCCGTGCTGCGGAAGATCGAGGGCTTCCACGCGGGGATGCGGGAGCGGCTCGGGCTTCCCCCCGAGGAGATCGAGGAGTTCATCCAGCACTCCCTGTACACGCTCGAAGGCGGACAGGCGGCGGCTGGCGCGCTCATCGAGCGGGGCTGCTCGGCGATCGTGTGCGCCAGCGACATGATGGCGCTCGGCGCGATCCGGGCCGCCCGGCAGCGCGGACTGCGCGTGCCGCAGGACGTCTCCGTCGTCGGCTTCGACGACTCCCCGCTCATAGCCTTCACCGATCCGCCCCTGACGACGATCCGGCAGCCGGTGCAGGCGATGGGGCAGGCGGCGGTGCGGGCGCTGCTCGAGGAGATCGGCGGTACGCCCGCCCCGCACAGCGAGTTCGTCTTCATGCCGGAGCTGGTGGTGCGCGGTTCGACGGCCTCCGGACCCCAGGGGCAGCGGTCCTCCGAAAGACGGACCAATGGCGGCGAGAATCCGATTGAAGGATGA
- a CDS encoding glycoside hydrolase family 13 protein: protein MAHELTTPARTPRDRRPAPPARPGWWRDAVIYQVYVRSFADSDGDGIGDLRGVRERLPHLAHLGADAVWLTPFYASPQADGGYDVADYRAVDPVFGDLGDADALVRAAHELGLRVIVDIVPNHTSDRHPWFQEALAGTGRDRYHFRPGKGPDGSLPPNDWESVFGGPAWTRVADGSWYLHLFAPEQPDLNWDHEEVRAEFASVLRFWLDLGVDGFRIDVAHGMVKAPGLPDIGRREQARLIGAQQLPFFDQDGVHEIHREWRRLLDSYGEPGDSGRGQRIGVAEAWAPTPERLALYVRPDELHQAFNFHYLRCPWDADTLRRVIDESLRATTSVGAPATWVLSNHDVVRHTTRLGGLRRARAAALLMLALPGSAYLYQGEELGLPEVTDLPDELRQDPAFHRGEGQDGLRDGCRVPIPWTRGGSSYGFGPGGSWLPQPEGWGALSVEAQTGDPASTLELYRAALAVRREHPALGAGGLVEWLPAPAGLLAFRRVAEGGGGEGAGRAGRSGGPGRTGGPAAGTAVVCVTNTTDRAVEIPRPGGPDGRLLLCSDPGEECGARPVEDPSQAPVQAPGRHREAAADGARGTVVIAPDSCSWWAI from the coding sequence ATGGCCCATGAGCTGACCACCCCCGCCCGGACGCCGCGAGACCGGCGTCCCGCTCCGCCCGCCCGCCCCGGCTGGTGGCGGGACGCCGTCATCTACCAGGTGTACGTCCGCTCCTTCGCCGACAGCGACGGCGACGGCATCGGCGACCTGCGCGGCGTACGGGAGCGGCTGCCGCACCTGGCGCACCTCGGCGCCGACGCGGTGTGGCTCACCCCGTTCTACGCGTCGCCGCAGGCGGACGGCGGCTACGACGTGGCGGACTACCGCGCGGTGGACCCGGTCTTCGGGGACCTGGGGGACGCCGACGCGCTGGTGCGGGCGGCGCACGAGCTGGGCCTGCGGGTCATCGTGGACATCGTGCCCAACCACACGTCGGACCGGCACCCCTGGTTCCAGGAGGCCCTGGCGGGAACGGGACGTGACCGGTACCACTTCCGCCCCGGCAAGGGCCCGGACGGGTCGCTGCCGCCCAACGACTGGGAGTCCGTCTTCGGCGGTCCGGCGTGGACGCGGGTCGCGGACGGCTCCTGGTACCTGCACCTGTTCGCGCCCGAGCAGCCCGACCTGAACTGGGACCACGAGGAGGTGCGGGCCGAGTTCGCGTCGGTGCTGCGGTTCTGGCTGGACCTCGGCGTGGACGGCTTCCGGATCGACGTGGCGCACGGGATGGTGAAGGCGCCGGGGCTGCCCGACATCGGCCGCCGCGAGCAGGCCCGGCTGATCGGCGCGCAGCAACTGCCGTTCTTCGACCAGGACGGCGTCCACGAGATCCACCGCGAGTGGCGGCGCCTGCTCGACTCGTACGGCGAACCGGGCGACTCCGGCCGCGGGCAGCGGATCGGGGTGGCCGAGGCGTGGGCGCCGACACCGGAGCGGCTCGCCCTCTACGTACGCCCCGACGAGCTGCACCAGGCGTTCAACTTCCACTACCTGCGCTGCCCCTGGGACGCGGACACGCTGCGGAGGGTGATCGACGAGTCGCTGAGGGCAACCACGTCGGTGGGCGCCCCGGCGACGTGGGTGCTGTCCAACCACGACGTCGTACGGCACACGACCCGGCTGGGCGGGCTGCGCCGGGCGCGGGCGGCGGCGCTGCTGATGCTGGCGCTGCCCGGCTCGGCGTACCTGTACCAGGGGGAGGAGCTGGGGCTGCCGGAGGTCACGGACCTGCCGGACGAGCTGCGCCAGGACCCGGCGTTCCACCGGGGCGAGGGCCAGGACGGGCTGCGGGACGGCTGCCGGGTGCCGATCCCGTGGACGCGCGGCGGCTCGTCGTACGGGTTCGGGCCCGGCGGGAGCTGGCTGCCGCAGCCGGAGGGGTGGGGCGCGCTGTCGGTCGAGGCGCAGACCGGCGACCCGGCCTCGACGCTGGAGCTGTACCGGGCGGCCCTGGCCGTACGGCGCGAACACCCGGCGCTGGGCGCGGGCGGCCTGGTGGAGTGGCTGCCCGCACCGGCGGGGCTGCTGGCGTTCCGCCGGGTCGCGGAGGGCGGCGGCGGGGAAGGTGCCGGGCGCGCGGGCCGTAGCGGCGGCCCGGGTCGTACCGGCGGCCCGGCGGCGGGCACGGCCGTCGTGTGCGTGACGAACACGACGGACCGGGCCGTCGAGATCCCCCGGCCCGGCGGACCGGACGGGCGGCTCCTGCTGTGCAGCGACCCGGGCGAGGAGTGCGGCGCGCGCCCCGTCGAGGACCCGTCCCAGGCCCCCGTACAGGCCCCCGGCCGGCACCGGGAGGCGGCCGCGGACGGCGCGCGCGGCACCGTGGTCATCGCCCCCGACTCCTGCTCCTGGTGGGCAATCTGA
- a CDS encoding extracellular solute-binding protein codes for MRRGIAATALVASLALAATACGGGSEDKAAAGGPVTITWWDTSDATNEAPTYKKLIEKFEAANKDIKVKYQNVPFAEAEQKYKTAAQAGNAPDVLRADVGWTAGLAENQYLAPLDGTPAVKEIGSFNQGLVEGAKVNGKLYGVPQVTDALALLYNKEVFAKAGVQPPKTWAELSTAAKTIKQKTGVDGIYLNPDSYFALPFLYGEGGMMVDTDKKKITVNDPAGQKAVQTVVDMIKSGAAVKPDFTDGYNNMQAAFKDGKVAMVINGPWSTADDLTGKAFKNKDNLGVAPVPSGTSGKAGTPTGGHNLVVYNGADAPHKEAAQKFVAFMTSAASQEFAATETGVLPTRDDAYTVKVVADPIRAAFKNVLADSTARPAVAGVSDMFTEWTKQYIEILKGNATVEKGLDTTAQKWKTSINSLKEYSVE; via the coding sequence ATGCGGCGTGGCATAGCGGCCACCGCGCTGGTCGCGAGCCTGGCCCTCGCGGCGACGGCCTGCGGCGGCGGTAGTGAGGACAAGGCGGCGGCCGGCGGCCCGGTCACCATCACGTGGTGGGACACCTCGGACGCCACGAACGAGGCTCCGACCTACAAGAAGCTGATCGAGAAGTTCGAGGCCGCCAACAAGGACATCAAGGTCAAGTACCAGAACGTCCCGTTCGCCGAGGCCGAGCAGAAGTACAAGACGGCCGCCCAGGCCGGCAACGCCCCCGACGTCCTGCGCGCCGACGTCGGCTGGACCGCCGGTCTCGCCGAGAACCAGTACCTCGCCCCGCTCGACGGCACCCCCGCCGTCAAGGAGATCGGCTCCTTCAACCAGGGCCTGGTGGAAGGCGCCAAGGTCAACGGGAAGCTGTACGGCGTCCCGCAGGTCACCGACGCCCTCGCGCTCCTCTACAACAAGGAGGTCTTCGCGAAGGCCGGCGTCCAGCCGCCGAAGACCTGGGCCGAGCTGTCCACCGCCGCCAAGACCATCAAGCAGAAGACCGGCGTCGACGGCATCTACCTCAACCCGGACAGCTACTTCGCCCTGCCGTTCCTCTACGGCGAGGGCGGCATGATGGTGGACACCGACAAGAAGAAGATCACCGTCAACGACCCGGCCGGCCAGAAGGCCGTCCAGACCGTCGTCGACATGATCAAGAGCGGTGCCGCCGTCAAGCCGGACTTCACCGACGGCTACAACAACATGCAGGCCGCCTTCAAGGACGGCAAGGTCGCCATGGTCATCAACGGCCCGTGGTCCACGGCCGACGACCTGACCGGCAAGGCGTTCAAGAACAAGGACAACCTGGGCGTCGCCCCGGTCCCGTCCGGCACCTCCGGCAAGGCGGGCACGCCCACCGGCGGCCACAACCTGGTCGTCTACAACGGCGCCGACGCCCCGCACAAGGAGGCCGCGCAGAAGTTCGTGGCGTTCATGACCTCCGCCGCCTCGCAGGAGTTCGCCGCCACCGAGACCGGCGTCCTGCCGACCCGTGACGACGCGTACACCGTCAAGGTCGTCGCCGACCCGATCCGCGCCGCCTTCAAGAACGTGCTGGCCGACTCCACCGCCCGCCCCGCCGTCGCCGGCGTGAGCGACATGTTCACCGAGTGGACCAAGCAGTACATCGAGATCCTCAAGGGCAACGCCACCGTCGAGAAGGGCCTCGACACGACCGCCCAGAAGTGGAAGACCAGCATCAACTCCCTCAAGGAGTACTCGGTCGAATGA
- a CDS encoding carbohydrate ABC transporter permease, giving the protein MKTATADPATAVRPARAGLLTRMKRSYDRHWYAWAMVLPVVLVIGVLIAYPLGRGVYLSFTDANELNVAKQLGATEIPATYQFVGFDNYWRVLSGADGEFYPKLLWTVVWTVSCVFFHYTIGLGLALLLNRKVRGRSLYRVLLILPWAVPAFVATYIWRMMYNSESGIFNAVLGQLGMGPVDWLGDTFMQKVAVIGVNVWLGVPFMMVAVLGGLQSISSEQYEAAEMDGASPWQRFRHVTLPGLRPVSATVILLGTIWTFNMFPIIYLMLGEANALHSEILVTYAYRLAFGSVRDYAGAATYGILILSMLLVFAVFYRRMLNRQEVAR; this is encoded by the coding sequence ATGAAGACAGCCACCGCAGACCCCGCCACGGCCGTGCGGCCTGCCCGGGCCGGGCTGCTCACCCGCATGAAGCGTTCGTATGACCGGCACTGGTACGCCTGGGCCATGGTGCTGCCGGTGGTCCTGGTCATCGGCGTACTCATCGCCTACCCGCTGGGCCGGGGCGTCTACCTGTCGTTCACCGACGCCAACGAGCTGAACGTCGCCAAGCAGCTCGGCGCGACCGAGATCCCCGCCACGTACCAGTTCGTCGGCTTCGACAACTACTGGCGGGTGCTGTCCGGCGCCGACGGCGAGTTCTACCCGAAGCTCCTGTGGACCGTCGTGTGGACCGTGTCCTGCGTCTTCTTCCACTACACGATCGGCCTCGGCCTCGCCCTGCTGCTCAACCGCAAGGTCAGGGGCCGCTCCCTGTACCGGGTGCTGCTCATCCTGCCGTGGGCCGTGCCCGCCTTCGTGGCCACGTACATCTGGCGCATGATGTACAACTCCGAGTCCGGCATCTTCAACGCCGTGCTCGGGCAGCTCGGCATGGGCCCCGTGGACTGGCTCGGCGACACGTTCATGCAGAAGGTCGCCGTCATCGGCGTCAACGTCTGGCTCGGTGTGCCCTTCATGATGGTCGCCGTCCTCGGCGGCCTGCAGTCCATCTCCAGCGAGCAGTACGAGGCCGCCGAGATGGACGGCGCCAGCCCCTGGCAGCGGTTCCGCCACGTCACCCTGCCCGGCCTGCGCCCGGTCAGCGCCACGGTGATCCTGCTCGGCACGATCTGGACGTTCAACATGTTCCCGATCATCTACCTGATGCTCGGCGAGGCGAACGCCCTGCACAGCGAGATCCTCGTGACGTACGCCTACCGCCTCGCCTTCGGCTCCGTCCGTGACTACGCGGGCGCGGCGACGTACGGCATCCTCATCCTCTCCATGCTGCTGGTCTTCGCCGTCTTCTACCGTCGGATGCTCAACCGTCAGGAGGTCGCCCGATGA
- a CDS encoding sugar ABC transporter permease produces MSTVTQPRKNAPAAHAATGGHRAAGSGSGSGRRKVRGREERSPLASAGLHGALIVASLVAVFPIAYMIFISLRGRAGWTRPTSAEGGLEISNYTYVLTETAFPQWFANSVLIAAGTTLIGVFVAASTGYAISRMRFPGHKSLMWVLLVTQMFPVAVLIVALYNILGRLGLLDSYLGLILTYCSVSVPFCAWMMKGYFDTIPHEIDEAGRVDGLTPFGTFYRLILPLAKPGLAVTAFYSFLTAWGEVAFARAFLSTDSMLTLSVGLQSFIGQHKAEWGYLTASAVIITVPAGLVFLLVQRNLVAGLTAGGTKG; encoded by the coding sequence ATGAGCACGGTGACCCAGCCCCGGAAGAACGCCCCGGCCGCCCACGCCGCGACCGGCGGCCACCGCGCGGCGGGCTCCGGCTCCGGTTCCGGCCGCCGCAAGGTCCGCGGCCGCGAGGAGCGTTCGCCGCTCGCCTCCGCCGGGCTGCACGGCGCGCTGATCGTCGCCAGCCTCGTCGCGGTCTTCCCCATCGCGTACATGATCTTCATCTCGCTGCGCGGCCGGGCGGGCTGGACCAGGCCCACCAGCGCCGAGGGCGGCCTGGAGATCAGCAACTACACGTATGTGCTCACCGAGACCGCGTTCCCGCAGTGGTTCGCCAACTCGGTGCTCATCGCCGCCGGCACCACCCTGATCGGCGTCTTCGTCGCGGCCTCCACCGGCTACGCCATCTCCCGGATGCGCTTCCCCGGCCACAAGTCGCTGATGTGGGTGCTGCTCGTCACGCAGATGTTCCCCGTCGCCGTGCTGATCGTCGCCCTGTACAACATCCTCGGCAGGCTCGGCCTGCTCGACTCGTACCTCGGCCTGATCCTCACGTACTGCTCCGTGTCGGTGCCGTTCTGCGCGTGGATGATGAAGGGCTACTTCGACACGATCCCGCACGAGATCGACGAGGCCGGCCGCGTGGACGGGCTCACCCCGTTCGGCACCTTCTACCGGCTGATCCTGCCGCTCGCGAAGCCCGGCCTCGCCGTCACCGCCTTCTACTCCTTCCTCACCGCGTGGGGAGAGGTCGCCTTCGCCCGCGCCTTCCTGTCCACGGACTCGATGCTCACCCTCTCGGTCGGCCTCCAGAGCTTCATCGGCCAGCACAAGGCCGAGTGGGGCTACCTGACGGCCTCCGCGGTGATCATCACCGTGCCGGCGGGCCTCGTGTTCCTCCTGGTCCAGCGCAACCTCGTCGCCGGGCTCACGGCGGGCGGCACGAAGGGCTGA
- a CDS encoding glycoside hydrolase family 13 protein, producing the protein MTQHLAAPAAPTTGTDTGWWREAVIYQVYPRSFADGNGDGMGDLQGIRSRLPYLRDLGVDAVWLSPFYASPQADAGYDVADYRAIDPMFGTLLDADALVREAHELGLRIIVDLVPNHSSDQHEWFQRALREGPGSPLRERYHFRPGKGENGERPPNDWESIFGGPAWTRVADGEWYLHLFAPEQPDFNWDHPAVRDEFRSILRFWLDMGVDGFRVDVAHGLVKAPGLPDIGAHDQLKLLGNDVMPFFDQEGVHEIYRSWRKVLEEYDGERVLVAEAWTPTVERTANYVRPDEMHQAFNFQYLGTHWDAAELRKVIDASLAAMRPVGAPTTWVLSNHDVTRHATRFANPPGLGTQLREPGDRELGLRRARAATLLMLALPGSAYVYQGEELGLPDVTDLPDEVRQDPSFFRATGQDGYRDGCRVPIPWTREGSSYGFGSGGSWLPQPATWGALSVEAQTGVPGSTLELYRAALRVRREQPGLGAGEGVEWLDAPDGVLAFRRDGFVCTANTTGGPVRIDVPGRMLLSSEPVRTSVDGTTELPADTTVWWAV; encoded by the coding sequence ATGACCCAGCACCTCGCCGCCCCCGCCGCCCCGACCACCGGCACGGACACCGGCTGGTGGAGAGAAGCGGTGATCTACCAGGTCTATCCGCGCAGCTTCGCCGACGGCAACGGCGACGGCATGGGCGACCTCCAGGGCATCCGCAGCCGCCTCCCCTACCTGAGGGACCTCGGCGTGGACGCCGTCTGGCTGAGCCCCTTCTACGCGTCGCCGCAGGCCGACGCCGGGTACGACGTCGCCGACTACCGGGCCATCGACCCGATGTTCGGCACCCTCCTCGACGCCGACGCCCTGGTCCGCGAGGCCCACGAACTGGGCCTGCGGATCATCGTGGACCTCGTCCCCAACCACTCCTCCGACCAGCACGAGTGGTTCCAGCGCGCCCTGCGCGAGGGCCCCGGCTCCCCGCTGCGCGAGCGCTACCACTTCCGCCCCGGCAAGGGCGAGAACGGCGAACGGCCGCCCAACGACTGGGAGTCCATCTTCGGCGGCCCCGCCTGGACCCGCGTCGCCGACGGCGAGTGGTACCTCCACCTGTTCGCCCCCGAGCAGCCCGACTTCAACTGGGACCACCCCGCCGTACGCGACGAGTTCCGCTCCATCCTGCGGTTCTGGCTCGACATGGGCGTCGACGGCTTCCGCGTGGACGTCGCCCACGGCCTCGTCAAGGCGCCCGGCCTGCCCGACATCGGCGCCCACGACCAGCTGAAGCTGCTCGGCAACGACGTCATGCCGTTCTTCGACCAGGAGGGCGTCCACGAGATCTACCGCAGCTGGCGCAAGGTCCTGGAGGAGTACGACGGCGAGCGCGTCCTCGTCGCCGAGGCGTGGACCCCGACCGTCGAGCGCACCGCCAACTACGTGCGCCCCGACGAGATGCACCAGGCGTTCAACTTCCAGTACCTGGGCACCCACTGGGACGCCGCCGAACTCCGCAAGGTCATCGACGCGTCGCTCGCCGCGATGCGGCCCGTCGGCGCCCCCACCACCTGGGTGCTCTCCAACCACGACGTCACCCGGCACGCCACCCGCTTCGCCAACCCGCCCGGCCTCGGCACTCAGCTGCGCGAGCCCGGCGACCGCGAGCTGGGCCTGCGCCGCGCCCGCGCCGCGACCCTGCTGATGCTGGCCCTGCCCGGCTCCGCGTACGTCTACCAGGGCGAGGAGCTCGGCCTGCCCGACGTCACCGACCTGCCGGACGAGGTGCGCCAGGACCCGTCGTTCTTCCGCGCCACCGGCCAGGACGGCTACCGCGACGGCTGCCGCGTGCCGATCCCGTGGACGCGCGAGGGCTCCTCATACGGCTTCGGCTCCGGCGGCAGCTGGCTCCCGCAGCCCGCCACGTGGGGCGCCCTGTCCGTCGAGGCGCAGACCGGCGTGCCCGGCTCCACCCTGGAGCTGTACCGCGCCGCGCTGCGCGTCCGCCGCGAGCAGCCCGGCCTCGGCGCGGGCGAGGGCGTGGAGTGGCTGGACGCGCCCGACGGCGTACTGGCGTTCCGCCGGGACGGGTTCGTGTGCACCGCGAACACGACCGGCGGGCCGGTCCGCATCGACGTGCCCGGCCGGATGCTGCTCTCCAGCGAGCCGGTCCGCACCAGCGTGGACGGCACGACCGAACTGCCCGCCGACACGACCGTCTGGTGGGCGGTGTGA
- a CDS encoding LacI family DNA-binding transcriptional regulator, whose amino-acid sequence MGGVTVPLTRGAGDLTAGAPRLSDIAAQAGVSEATVSRVLNGKAGVAPNTRHRVLAALDMLGYERPVRLRQRSAGLIGLLIPELTNPIFPAFAQVIEQVLAGHGYTPVLCTQMPGGATEDELVEQLEERGVTGIVFMSGLHADTTADPSRYERLTARGVPYVLINGFNERIDAHFVSPDDRAAARMAVRHLVELGHERIGLAIGPTRYVPSRRKAEGFVSAMGRMLGVEREAAEGYVQSTLFGVEGGHAAAGVLLDQGCTGIVCGSDLMALGAIRAVRARGLDVPGDVSVVGFDDSPLIAFTDPPLTTVRQPVRAMATAAVDALLEEIEGNPVQRTEFVFQPDLVVRGSTTAPRV is encoded by the coding sequence GTGGGCGGTGTGACCGTCCCCCTGACCCGGGGCGCCGGCGACCTGACCGCCGGCGCCCCGCGCCTCTCGGACATCGCCGCGCAGGCGGGGGTGAGCGAGGCGACCGTCAGCCGGGTCCTGAACGGCAAGGCGGGCGTCGCGCCGAACACCCGCCACCGCGTGCTCGCCGCGCTGGACATGCTCGGCTACGAGCGTCCCGTACGGCTGCGGCAGCGCAGCGCGGGCCTCATCGGACTGCTCATCCCGGAGCTGACGAACCCGATCTTCCCGGCGTTCGCGCAGGTCATCGAGCAGGTCCTGGCCGGGCATGGCTACACGCCCGTGCTGTGCACGCAGATGCCGGGCGGCGCCACGGAGGACGAGCTGGTCGAGCAGCTGGAGGAACGCGGCGTCACCGGCATCGTGTTCATGTCCGGGCTGCACGCCGACACGACCGCGGACCCGTCCCGGTACGAGCGGCTCACCGCGCGGGGCGTGCCGTACGTCCTGATCAACGGCTTCAACGAGCGCATCGACGCCCATTTCGTGTCGCCCGACGACCGGGCGGCCGCGCGCATGGCCGTGCGGCACCTGGTGGAGCTGGGCCACGAGCGCATCGGCCTGGCCATCGGCCCCACCCGGTACGTACCGTCGCGCCGCAAGGCCGAGGGCTTCGTGTCGGCGATGGGCCGGATGCTGGGCGTGGAGCGGGAGGCGGCGGAGGGGTACGTCCAGTCCACCCTGTTCGGCGTGGAGGGCGGCCACGCGGCGGCGGGCGTCCTGCTCGACCAGGGCTGCACCGGCATCGTGTGCGGCAGCGACCTGATGGCCCTGGGCGCGATCCGCGCGGTCCGCGCCCGCGGCCTGGACGTGCCGGGCGACGTGTCGGTGGTCGGCTTCGACGACTCGCCGCTCATCGCCTTCACGGACCCGCCCCTGACGACGGTCCGCCAGCCGGTCCGCGCGATGGCCACGGCGGCGGTGGACGCCCTCCTGGAGGAGATCGAGGGCAACCCGGTCCAGCGCACCGAGTTCGTCTTCCAGCCGGACCTGGTGGTCCGCGGCTCCACGACGGCACCGCGGGTGTAG